The genomic interval GCTCGATCAGTGAGCTATTACGCACTCTTTAAAGGGTGGCTGCTTCTAGGCAAACCTCCTGGCTGTCTTTGCACCCCCACCTCCTTTATCACTGAGCGGTCATTTAGGGGCCTTAGCTGGTGATCCGGGCTGTTTCCCTCTCGACGATGAAGCTTATCCCCCATCGTCTCACTGGCCGACCTTGACCCCtgttatttttgggtcatatctAGTATTCAGAGTTTGCCTCGATTTGGTACCGCTCGCGCAGCCCGCACCGAAACAGTGCTTTACCCCTAGATGTCCAGTCAACTGCTGCGCCTCAACGCATTTCGGGGAGAACCAGCTAGCTCTGGGTTCGAGTGGCATTTCACCCCTAACCACAACTCATCCGCTGATTCTTCAACATCAGTCGGTTCGGACCTCTGCTTAGTTTCATCCAAGCTTCATCCTGGTCATGGATAGatcacccaggttcgggtccaTAAGCAGTGACAATCGCCCTATTAAGACTCGCTTTCGCTACGGCTCCGGTGGGTTCCGTTCCCTTAACCaagccactgcctatgagtcgccGGCTCATTCTTCAACAGGCACGCGGTCAGAGATCACTTTCCCCTCCCACTGCTTGGGAGCTCAGCACGGTTTCACGTTCTATTTTCACTACCCACTGGGGGTTCTTTTCACCTTTCCCTCACGGTACTACTTCGCTATCGGTCACCCAGGAGTATTTAGCCTTGCAAGGTGGTCCTTGCTGATTCACACGGGATTCCACGTGCCCCATGCTACTCGGGTCAGAGCATAAGCTAGTGATGCTTTCGGCTACTGGACTTTAGCCATCTAGGGTGCGGCACTCAACCGCTTCGCCTAGCAGCACAACGCTTGTATTGCTCTCCCACAACCCCGTTTTCACGGTTTAGGCTGCTCCCATTTCGCTCGCCGCTACTACGGGAATCGCTTTTGCTTTCTTTTCCTCTGGCTACTAAGATGTTTCAGTTCGCCAGGTTGTCTCTTGCCTGCTCATGGATTCAGCAGGCAGTTTAAAAGGTTGACCTATTTGGGAATCTCCGGATCTATGCTTATTTTCAACTCCCCGAAGCATTTCGTCGCTTGCTACGCCCTTCCTCGTCTCTGGGTGCCTAGGTATCCACCGCAAGCCTTTCCTCTTTTGAACCTCGCCATTAACGTTAAGGCTATGCCATCCTAAGGTGCTACTAAATGGAAAGATCTTATCAACGTCCATGAATGTGAAATCATAGATCGAACTGCCGAATTGGCAAAATTCGGTGCTATCGCTATCATAGTATCCGCTAAGTTCACGGGCTGGAGATAAGCGGACTCGAACCGCTGACATCCGCCACAGGGTAAACCACCGCCTCTCAGGCCTCCCCGACGGGTTCTACCATAGAGGCCAACGATAGACAATAACTCCCCCCCGAACACAGCTTACAACTTTCATCGTACTGTGCTCTCCAAAGAGCAACTCTTCTCAAAATCTCAAAACAAAAGGTGCTGAGTTGGAATCCCATTCTAAGGATTCTTGTGGTTCCGGGGAATCCAGTTACAGGAGAACCAGGAACGGGGAGCTCTCCCCTTTTTCCGCCCGACTCTTTGATCTTAAACTTAAGAATGCTGGTTTTAAGAACGAGTGATTGCCCTTCTCCGACCCTTACTGCCCAACCGGAGAGCGGACGGCTAATGTGTTCCACTTATTGAACAGGGTCTATGGTCGGTCCGTGACCCCTGGACGCCGAAGGCGTCCTTGGGGTGATCTCGTAGTTCCTACGGGGTGGAGACAATGGGGTCGGTCCATGGATTTTCCTTCCTTTTGCTACATTTCGCTCAAAGGGTTGAAGGGAGATAGTGCATCAAGTTATTCGCAAGGGCCAACTTGATCCTCTTCCCCAGGGATCCCAGATGAGGGAAGCCTAGGAGAGCCGCCGACTCCAACTATCGTCCATGTACGATCCATACTAGATCTGACCAACTGCCCATCCTACCTCCTCTACCTTTTTGACAGCCCATCTTTTTGTCTCAGTAGAGTCTTTCAGTGGCATGTTTCAGTCCTCTTCCCCATTACTTAGAAAAAGTGAGCCACCGGTTCAGGTACAAGATACTATCATTACCGCCTGGACAATTAGACAGCCAACCCGTAATCGCAACGACCCAATTGCAAGAGCGGagctctaccaactgagctataTCCCCCCCGAGCCAAGTGGAGTATGCATGAAAGAGTCAGATGCTTCTTCTATTCTTTTCCCTGGCGCAGCTGGGCCATCCTGGACTTGAACCAGAGACCTCGCCCGTGAAGTAAATCATCGCCCCTACGATCCAACCAATTGGGAGAGAATCAATAGACTCCTTTTCGGGAGCGATTCATCCTTCCCGAACGCAGCATACAACTCCCCGTTGTACTGCGCTCTTCAAGTGTGTTTCTTCCCCCTTCTCCCTCTTACCATGGCAAGTCCTTGGGAAATAACTCCGATGGGCAGAAAAAGGAAGGCGTTAAGAGACCCTCCTGGCCCAACCCTAGACACTCTAAGATCCTTTTTCAAACCTGCTCTGCTCCCATTTAAGGAAAAATAATTTCACGTTCTTCCTGAAAGGAAGGGAGGATTAGGAAAGTCCTATTGATTGCTGCTTTCTCCAGACCGCCGGGAAAAGCATGAAAAAAAGGCTCGAATGGTACGATCCCTCCGTCACCCCAGAATGAAAGGGGTGATCTCGTAGTTCTTGGTCTGTGAAGATGCGTTGTTAGGTGCTCCATTTTCCCATTGAGGACGAACCTCAACCTGTGCTCGAGAGATAGCTCTCCATACACTGATAAGGGATGTATGGATTCTCGAGAAGAGAGGAGCCGTGGTGGCCCCCCCCCGGACCGCCCGGATCCCACGAGTGAATAGAAAGTTAGATCTACATGGGATCTCACCTGAATCGCCCCATCTATCCTCCTGAGGAGAAGTTTGTTTGGTTTCAAACTCCGATTCAAACAGGAGGAGTACGCCATGCTAATGTGCCTTGGATGATCCACATCTTCGGGTCAGGCGCTGATGAGCACATTGAACTATCCATGTGGCTGAGAGCCCTCACAGCCCAGGCACAACGACGCAATTATCAGGGGCGCGCTCTACCACTGAGCTAATAGCCCGTCGCGCGGGCCTCCCAAAGGGAGGCCTGCTACGCCAAAAGCGAGAAAAACTCCATCCCTTTCCTTTTGACATCCCCATGCCGCCACACCACAGGGGGGACATGGGGACGTCAAAAAAGGGATCCTATCACTATCAACTAATTTGTTACGACCTAGGATAATAAGCTGATGAGCTTGGTCTTACTTCACCCTAAACGAAAGAAGACTTCCATATCCAAGTTTAGCTCAGACGTAGCTGCCTTCTTTTTGGGCGTGAAGAAGTGTCAAACCAAAATACCCAATAAGCATAAGCATTAGCTCTCCCTGAAAAGGAGGTGATCCAGCCGCACCTTCCAGTACGgctaccttgttacgacttcactCCAGTCGCAAGCCTAGCCTTAGGCATCCCCCTCCTTACGGTTAAGGGTAATGACTTCAAACATGGCCAGCTCCTATAGtgtgacgggcggtgtgtacaaggcCCGGGAACGGATTCACCGCCGTATGGCTGACCGGCGATTACTAGCGATTCCTGCTTCATGCAGGCGAGTTGCAGCCTGCAATCCGAACTGAGGACGGGTTTTTGGAGTTAGCTCACCCTCGCGAGATCGCGACCCTTTGTCCCGCCCATTGTAGCACGTGTGTCGCCCAGGGCATAAGGGGCATGATGACTTggcctcatcctctccttcctccggctTAACACCGGCGGTCTGTTCAGGGTTCCAAACTCATAGTGGCAACTAAACACGAGGGTTGCGCTCGTTGCGAGACTTAACCCAACACCTTACGGCACGAGCTGACGACAGCCATGCACCACCTGTGTCCGCGTTCCCGAGGGCACCCCTCTCTTTCAAGAGGATTCGCGGCATGTCAAGCCCTGGTAAGGTTCTTCGCTTTGCATCGAATTAAACCACATGCTCCACCGCTTGTGCGGGCCCCCGTCAATTCCTTTGAGTTTCATTCTTGCGAACGTACTCCCCAGGCGGGATACTTAACGCGTTAGCTACAGCACTGCACGGGTCGAGTCGCACAGCACCTAGTATCCATCGTTTACGGCTAGGACTACTGGGGTCTCTAATCCCATTTGCTCCCCTAGCTTTCGTCTCTCAGTGTCAGTGTCGGCCCAGCAGAGTGCTTTCGCCGTTGGTGTTCTTTCCGATCTCAATGCATTTCACCGCTCCACCGGAAATTCCCTCTGCCCCTACCGTACTCCAGCTTGGTAGTTTCCACCGCCTGTCCAGGGTTGAGCCCTGGGATTTGACGGCGGACTTGAAAAGCCACCTACAGACGCTTTACGCCCAATCATTCCGGATAACGCTTGCATCCTCTgtcttaccgcggctgctggcacagaGTTAGCCGATGCTTATTCCTCAGATACCGTCATTGTTTCTTCTCCGAGAAAAGAAGTTGACGACCCGTAGGCCTTCCACCTCCACGCGGCATTGCTCCGTCAGGCTTTCGCCCATTGCGGAAAATTCCCCACTGCTGCCTCCCGTAGGAGTCTGGGCCGTGTCTCAGTCCCAGTGTGGCTGATCATCCTCTCGGACCAGCTACTGATCATCGCCTTGGTAAGCTATTGCCTCACCAACTAGCTAATCAGACGCGAGCCCCTCCTTGGGCGGATTTCTCCTTTTGCTCCTCAGCCTACGGGGTATTAGCAACCGTTTCCAGTTGTTGTTCCCCTCCCAAGGGCAGGTTCTTACGCGTTACTCACCCGTTCGCCACTGGAAACACCACTTCCCGTTCGActtgcatgtgttaagcatgccGCCAGCGTTCATCCTGAGCCAGGATCAAACTCTCCATGAGATTCATAGTTGCATTACTTATAGCTTCCTTATTCGTAGACAAAGCAGATTCGGAATTGTCTTTCCTTCCAAGGATAACTTGTATCCATGCGCTTCAGATTATTAGCCTGGAGTTCGCCACCAGCAGTATAGCCAACCCTACCCTATCACGTCAATCCCACAAGCCTCTTATCCATTCTCGTTCGCTCGTGGCGGGGGAGTAAGTCAAAATAGAAAAAACTCACATTGGGTTTAGGGATAATCAGGCTCGAACTGATGACTTCCACCACGTCAAGGTGACACTCTACCGCTGAGTTATATCCCTTCCCCGTCCCATCGAGAAAGAGAATTAACGAATCCTAAGGCAAAGGGGCGAGAAACTCAAGGCCACTCTTCCTCCGGGCTTTCTTTACGCACTATTATGGATAGTCAAATAATGGGAAAAATTGGATTCAATTGTCAACCGGTCCTATCGAAAGTAGGATTGACTATGGATTCGAGCCATCGCACATGGTTTCATAAAATCTGTACGATTTTCCCGATCTAAATCGAGCAGGTTTCCATGAAGAAGATCTTGTTCAGCATGTTCTATTCGATACTGGTAGGAGAAGAACCCGACTCGGTATTCTTAAAAAAAGAGGGGAAGCAGAACCAAGTCAAGATGATATGGGTCgccccttcttcttgcgccaaaGATCTTACCATTTCCGAAGGAACTGGGGCTACATTTCTTTTCAATTTCCATTCAAGAGTTTCTATCTGTTTCCACGCCCTTTTCTTGAGACCTCGAAACATGAGGACAAATTACTTCTCTTAGGAACAcatacaagaaaaaggataaCGGTAGCCCTCCCATTAACTACTTCATTTTCATTTATGAATTTCATagtaatagaaatccatgtccTACCGAGACAGAATTTAGAACTTGCTATCCTCTTGCCTAATAGGCAAAGATTGACCTCTGTAGAAAGACTGATTCATTCGGATCGATATGAGGACCCAACTCCGTTGCATTGCCAGAATCCATGTTCCATATTTGAAGCGGGTTGACCTCCGTGCTTCTCTCATGGTACAATCCTCTTCCTGCTGAGCCCCCTTTCTCCTCGGTCCACAGAGAAAAAAATGTAGGACTGGTGCCGACAGTTCATCACGGAAGAAAGAACTCACAGAGCCGGGATCGGTAACTAATAGAATAGTactactaactaatactaatatatagaaatagatatctagaaatagaaacgaactaatatatagataatcgaaattgaaaagaactgtcTTTTCTGTATACTTTCCCCGTTCTATTGCTACCGCGGGTCTTATGCAATCGATCGGATCATATAGATATCCCTTCAACACAACATAGGTCATCGAAAAGATCTCGGACAACTCACCAAAGCACGAAAGCCAGTTAGAAAATGGATTCCTATTTGAAGAGTGCCTAACCGCATGGATAAGCTCACATTAACCCGTCAATTTTGGATCCAATTCGGGATTTTTCTTGGGAAGTTTCGGGAAGAAATTGGAATGGAATAATATAGATTCATACAGAGGAAAAGGTTCTCTATTGATGCAAACGCTGTACCTAGAGGATAGGGATAGAGGAAGAGGGAAAAAtcgaaatgaaataaataaagaaTAAAGCCAAAAAAATAAGTCGAAGATAGAAGAGCCCAGATTCCAAATGAAGAAATGGAAACTCGAAAAGGATCCTTCTGATTCTCAAAGAATGAGGGGCAAGGGGATTGATACCGAGAAAGATTTCTTCTTATTATAAGACGTGATTTGATCCGCATATGTTTGGTAAAAGAACAATCTTCTCCTTTAATCATATCATAAATGGAAAGTGTTCAATTAGAACATGAAAACGTGACTCAATTGGTCTTAGTTAGTCTTCGGGACGGAGTGGAAGAAGGGCGGAGACTCTCGAACGAGGAAAAGGATCCCTTCgaaagaattgaccgaggagccgtATGAGGTGAAAATCTCATGTACGGTTCTGTAAAGGGACAGTAAGGGTGACTTATCTGTCGACTTTTCCACTATCAACCCCAAAAAACCCAACTCTGCCTTACGTAAAGTTGCCAGAGTACGATTAACCTCTGGATTTGAAATCACTGCTTATATACCTGGTATTGGCCATAATTTACAAGAACATTCTGTAGTATTAGTAAGAGGAGGAAGGGTTAAGGATTTACCCGGTGTGAGATATCGCATTATTCGAGGAACCCTAGATGCTGTCGCAGTAAAGAATCGTCAACAAGGGCGTTCTAGTGCGTTGTAGATTCTTATCCAAGACTTGTATCATTTGATGATGCCATGTGAATCGCTAGAAACATGTGAAGTGTATGGCTAACCCAATAACGAAAGTTTCGTAAGGGGACTGGAGCAGGCTACCATGAGACAAAAGATCCTCTTTCTAAAGAGATTCGATTCGGAACTCTTATATGTCCAAGGTCAATATGGAAATTCTTTCAGAGGTTTTCCCTTACTTTGTCCGTGTCAACAAACAATTCGAAATACCTCGACTTTTTCAGAACAGGTCCGAGTCAAATAGCAATGATTCGAAGCACTTCTTTTTCCATTACACTATTTCGGAAACCTAAGGACTCGATCGTATGGATATGGAAAATACAGGATTTCCGATCCTAGCGGGAAAAGGAGGGAAACGGATACTCAATTTAAAGTGAGTAAACAGAATTCCATACTCGATCTCATAGATCCCTATAGAATTCTGTGGAAAGCCGTATTCGATGAAAGTCGTATGTACGGCTTGGAGGGAGATCTTTCCTATCTTTCGAGATCCACCCTACAATAtggggtcaaaaagccaaaaaaataagtGATTTTAGCCCTTATAAAAAGAAAACGGATTCTTGAACCTCTTTCACGCTCATGTCACGTCGAGGTACTGCAGAAAAAAGAACTGCAAAATCCGATCCAATTTTTCGTAATCGATTAGTTAACATGGTGGTTAACCGTATTATGAAagacggaaaaaaatcattggctTATCAAATTCTCTATCGAGCCGTGAAAAAGATTCAACAAAAGACAGAAACAAATCCACTATTGGTTTTACGTCAAGCAATACGTAGAGTAACTCCCAATATAGGAGTAAAAACAAGACGTAATAAAAAAGGATCGACGCGGAAAGTTCCGATTGAAATAGGATCTAAACAAGGAAGAGCACTTGCCATTCGTTGGTTATTAGAAGCATCCCAAAAGCGTCCGGGTCGAAATATGGCTTTCAAATTAAGTTCCGAATTAGTAGATGCTGCCAAAGGGAGTGGGGGTGCCATACGCAAAAAGGAAGCGACTCATAGAATGGCAGAGGCAAATAGAGCTCTTGCACATTTTCGTTAATCCATGAACAGAATCTATGTATGTAGACACATGGATCCGTACATCTCGATCGGAAAAGAATCAATAGAAGGAGAATCGGACGATATCTTTCTCGaaacaaacaaaaaggaaaagaaagagaaaacagaaatcatgatcaactaagccctctcgagggcttgcttaagaataagaaagaagaatcttATGGAAATAGCATGGAATAAGGTTTGATCCTATTCATGGGGATTCCGTAAATATCCCATTTCAAAAATCGAAACAATCGGGACTTTTCGGAGATTGGATGCAGTTACTAATTCATGATCTGGCATGTACAGAATGAAAACTTCATTCTCGATTCTACGAGAATTTTTATGAAAGCGTTTCATTTGCTTCTCTTCAATGGAAGTTTCATTTTCCCAGAATGTATCCTAATTTTTGGCCTAATTCTTCTTCTGATGATCGATTCAACCTCTGATCAAAAAGATAGACCTTGGTTCTATTTCATCTCTTCAACAAGTTTAGTAATAAGCATAACGGCCCTATTGTTCCGATGGAGAGAAGAACCTATAATTAGCTTTTCGGGAAATTTCCAAACGAACAATTTCAACGAAATCTTTCAATTTCTCATTTTATTATGTTCAACTTTATGTATTCCTCTATCCgtagagtacattgaatgtacagaAATGGCTATAACAGAGTTTCTGTTATTCGTATTAACAGCTACTCTAGGGGGAATGTTTTTATGTGGTGCTAACGATTTAATAACTATCTTTGTAGCTCCAGAATGTTTCAGTTTATGTTCCTACCTATTGTCTGGATATACCAAGAGATCTACGGTCTAATGAGGCTACTATGAAATATTTACTCATGGGTGGGGCAAGCTCTTCTATTCTGGTTCATGGTTTCTCTTGGCTATATGGTTCATCTGGGGGGGAGATCGAGCTTCAAGAAATTGTGAACGGTCTTATCAATACACAAATGTATAACTCCCCAGGAATTTCAATTGCGCTTATATCCATCACTGTAGGACTTGGGTTCAAGCTTTCCCCAGCCCCTTTTCATCAATGGACTCCTGACGTCTACGAAGGAGTGTGGTTCGTTCGACAAATTCCTACCTCTATATCTATCTCTGAGGTGTTTGGGTTTTGCAAAACTCCATAGACATGCAGAAGAGAAATGCTATCCCCACTCCGACCAAGATAGAACTTTTACCAAAAGTTTATTGTGATCTTTTTGTTCAAATAACAATTAAGGTGAAGCAGGGTCAGGAACAACGAATCTCTTTATGATAAACAGATCCATTTTGCAAGTTCGTTATTACGGGTAGTTCCTACAAAGAATCGGACTAATGACGTATACAATGCTTGAATTATCGATGTAGATGCTACATAGTGGGTTCTCATCCTTCAGAGACTACGAGTGTAATAGGAGCATCCGTTGACAAAAGGATCACCCTAAGATGATCATCTCATGGCTATTGGGAACGAATCAAATCAGATGGTTCTATTTCTCAACCTTTCTGACTTGCTCCTACGGAACCAAGGTCGAAAGGATTGAAAAAGTCAGTCATTCACAACCACTGATGAAGGATTCCTCGAAAAGTTAAGGATTAGTAGTTCTTTTTCGAAATCGATTTCGAAAAAGAATGGATTCGGTCTTATACATACGCGAGGAAGGTaatcaaaaaagagagaagacgagttcttctttcttttatcacttAGGAGCCGTGCGAGATGAAAGTCTCATGCACGGTTTTGCATGAGAGAAAGAAGCGAGGAATCCTCTTTTCGACTCTGACTCCCCCACTCCAGTCGTTGCTTTTCTTTCTGTTACTTCGAAagtagctgcttcagcttcagccacgcgaattctcgatattcctttttatttctcatcaaacgaatggcatcttcttctggaaatcctagctattcttagcatgattttgGGGAATCTCCTTGCTATTACTCAAACAAGCATGAAACGTATGCTTGCATATTCGTCCATAGGGCAAATCGGATATGTAATTATTGGAATAATTGTTGGAGACTCAAATGATGGATATGCAAGCATGATAACTTATATGCTGTTCTATATCTCCATGAATCTAGGAACTTTTGCTTGCATTGTATTATTTGGTCTACGTACCGGAACTGATAACATTCGAGATTATGCAGGATTATACATGAAAGATCCTTTTTTGGCTCTCTCTTTAGCCCTATGTCTCTTATCCCTAGGAGGCCTTCCTCCACTAGCAGGTTTCTTCGGAAAACTCTATCTATTCTGGTGTGGATGGCAAGCAGGCCTATATTTCTTGGTTTCAATAGGACTCCTTACGAGCGTTCTTTCTATCTACTATTATCTAAAAATAATCAAGTTATTAATGACTGGACGAAACCAAGAAATAACCCCTTATGTGCGAAATTATAGAAGATCCCCTTTAAGATCAAACAATTCCATCGAATTGAGTATGACTGTATGTGTGATAGCATCTACTATACCAGGAATATCAATGAACCCCATTCTTGCAATTGCTCAGGATACCCTCTTTTAGCTGCTAGGTCTATTTCTTAGTTCAAGATCCCTCTTACTAACTGGAATAAAAGAATTAGTAGATCTGTTCCGCCCAAAATGGGAATGGGCGCTAGGGTTATGAACTTATAATCATGGAATCGACTCGATCATCAGATTATAAGTTCATTCCATACCGGACCAGACCGTGCACATTCTTATTATGAGAAGGGGTCATTCGAGCCTATGGAAATAGGATACTCTGTTTACATAGAAATCCCTACGTCCTTACATTCTATTTAGGATTAGGAATAGGTGTAATCAGACCTGCTTTTGACATATCTATCCTATTCTTATTTGGGTACcatatgcacctctttgggcttcTATTGAATCGAGAAATTGGATTGTACATCTTTCATCTTTTTGATTGTGATATCGATTTTGATACATATAAGGTGTCCTACGGATAATGCAAATCGAAGCTATTTGATGTCTGACTCAGGCCTATATGACCGATCGATCGAAATACTCCAAGACTCCACCTTtgtcatatattccatatatcacaTTAGATAGATATCATATTCATGGAATACAATTCACTTTCAAGATGCCTTGATGGTGAAATGGTAGACACGCGAGACTCAAAATCTCGTGCTGAAGAGCGTGGAGGTTCGAGTCCTCTTCAAGGCATAATATGGAGAATGCTCATTCAATGAGCATTCCCCGTAGAAGTATTCCGGAAATCTGGGCCTGGCGCTCTCCTCTATCTTCTGAGGTCCTTAACCATCTCCCTGAGAAAAGTAGACAGTAAAAGCCAAAATAGACTAAATATAGCCTGAACGATCTTAAAAATCCCTCGAAGGAGATAATaaagaacccaaagcagatggTATCCTACTGCAAGGGTAGTCTTAAGAATCCAAAAGAGGTTGCTCAGAAGAGATAGATGTATCCCAACCTCTATTGCTCTCGCGTAAAGACTTTTTTTTACGCGACAGGAAAAAGTGACTACGAATTCCCCTTTTTGTTTGCGAATCCCTGTTTGTATCCTTTGAGCGCACGCCCATTAAGTAGCGATCAAATTAAGGAAATCGATCAAACGATCCCAATACCGTGCCAGCCCAAATCATGATCTTCACCAACTTGGATTTGGTTCTCTCGCGAAAATCGCGAGTTGCAGAGATGAGAACCATGAAAAGCAAGATCCCGAATAAGAAAACAGAAACCGAGGAAGAGGAAACCACAAGAGTGAAGACTAGTAGAGTCTCGTCTTTTGTCattctttgctcctttttcactcaatgattccttcgaatttgccgaccaaaaattctatatgtctattctatctatgatatttctatatatatagaatATGATATCTAATATGACATCCGATTTGTCAAAGGGATTGGATTGGTGACTTACCCATTCAGTGACTTTGGCACTGGACGTTCCAAAAACGGGTACTATCGGATCGGGTGAATTAGAGAATAGACAGAGGTCCGTTGGCATTTcagcctttcttctcctttcagggcctaTCCGAAAGAGAATCCAGTACCTCTTGGTCCTGAATATCAGAATAGGACGAACGAACCGGCCTCCGCGGATATCTTTGCTTCGGAacaaaaccctgcaatcaaatagatTGTCCCAAGGGCGCCATATTCTAGGAGCCCAAGTTATGCTATTGAAAATTCGTTCCTCTAGCAGTTCCGGTTTGAGCATTCCGTTCCCTttttcaaactccacttcttttcATATAGCAATCCCTGATCAAAGAGAGAACAATATCCATTTCAAAACATTTATAACAGATTCCTTAGTTCGGACCGACGAAGTAATGTCACTCGACTATTATCAACCTGACTGCAATCTTTTTCTGTCGGTAAGGATTGCACCAGAGCACCTTCTACTTCTAATAGGCCATGAACTATAGATAGAGAAGAATCATTCTGAGCGAGTACATAAGAAGCGATCCACTTTTTTTCATCGGTTCCAGGGGAAGACCAAAGATCTTGCGCGGCAGGTCCGCCAGAAAAACTCAAAAGAGAAAGAAGTCTCGTTAATCTCTTCATGCTCGTTCCAAGTTCGAAGTACCTTTTGGCCAAAGAAAAACCCGCTTCCTGACACGATTGCCTCTTTATCTTTATATAGATAGATTCTATGGGGTTATTACTTAGTAAGTCTATTTTGTACAAGAGCCCCTCCTATCTGATAGAAAAGGGTCCCATGATCCCGAGCCGATCTTACCTTGGCTCGCAAACCCCAAGTTTGTCTATGAAGAGCTAATCTAAttgtatttttttctagaatggatTTCTTATGTGGAATACTAATGGATAGGGCCTCGTTGCTAAGTGCTACAAGATCTAGTGCACTGGAACTCGTGGTTATGGACCCGAATCC from Hordeum vulgare subsp. vulgare unplaced genomic scaffold, MorexV3_pseudomolecules_assembly, whole genome shotgun sequence carries:
- the LOC123419072 gene encoding NAD(P)H-quinone oxidoreductase subunit 2 A, chloroplastic-like — translated: MDSVLYIREEEARNPLFDSDSPTPVVAFLSVTSKVAASASATRILDIPFYFSSNEWHLLLEILAILSMILGNLLAITQTSMKRMLAYSSIGQIGYVIIGIIVGDSNDGYASMITYMLFYISMNLGTFACIVLFGLRTGTDNIRDYAGLYMKDPFLALSLALCLLSLGGLPPLAGFFGKLYLFWCGWQAGLYFLVSIGLLTSVLSIYYYLKIIKLLMTGRNQEITPYVRNYRRSPLRSNNSIELSMTVCVIASTIPGISMNPILAIAQDTLF
- the LOC123419080 gene encoding 30S ribosomal protein S7, chloroplastic — its product is MSRRGTAEKRTAKSDPIFRNRLVNMVVNRIMKDGKKSLAYQILYRAVKKIQQKTETNPLLVLRQAIRRVTPNIGVKTRRNKKGSTRKVPIEIGSKQGRALAIRWLLEASQKRPGRNMAFKLSSELVDAAKGSGGAIRKKEATHRMAEANRALAHFR